A single genomic interval of Asinibacterium sp. OR53 harbors:
- a CDS encoding helix-hairpin-helix domain-containing protein — protein MKKLRSDYFSFSKKERIAVVVLLTLTGIFLALPYFFRKDVSPPASIPVPAKDSVLANGIVDKPVPAPVPRKLFYFNPNTITAEEWKALGLRDRTVKTILNYREKGGRFRQASDIRKIWGLAPAEAEILLPYVRLPALPSKQEKEIVVAPKPGKLLHNIDVNKAAVEEWKTLPGIGEVLANRIVRFREKLGKFNTVEQVGKTYGLSDSVFRQLKPYLQLDTLH, from the coding sequence ATGAAAAAATTACGCAGCGATTATTTCAGTTTCAGTAAAAAAGAACGTATAGCAGTAGTGGTGTTACTAACGCTTACGGGCATTTTCCTTGCATTGCCGTATTTTTTCAGGAAGGATGTATCGCCACCTGCGTCGATTCCTGTTCCTGCAAAAGATTCGGTATTGGCGAATGGAATAGTAGATAAGCCGGTGCCGGCGCCGGTGCCACGAAAGCTTTTTTATTTCAATCCGAATACGATCACTGCAGAAGAATGGAAGGCACTGGGATTGCGGGATCGAACAGTGAAAACGATTTTGAATTACCGGGAGAAAGGCGGCCGGTTTCGGCAGGCAAGTGATATTCGTAAAATATGGGGACTGGCACCAGCAGAAGCGGAAATATTGCTTCCTTATGTGCGGCTTCCAGCCTTGCCTTCGAAACAGGAAAAAGAAATCGTTGTTGCTCCCAAGCCGGGAAAACTGCTGCACAATATTGATGTGAATAAAGCTGCCGTGGAAGAATGGAAAACATTACCGGGCATTGGGGAGGTACTTGCCAACCGGATAGTGCGTTTCAGGGAAAAATTGGGTAAATTTAATACAGTAGAGCAGGTAGGAAAGACCTATGGATTGTCAGATTCTGTGTTCCGCCAACTGAAACCATACCTGCAACTGGATACCCTGCATTGA
- a CDS encoding MBL fold metallo-hydrolase yields MSSHVPLTITFLGTGTSTGVPMIGCTCVVCTSPAPHDKRLRSSILVQSPTTAIVVDTTPDFRYQMLRTHTNHLDAILFTHSHRDHLAGLDDVRAFNFFTRKAMDIYASPQTAEAIYRDFYYAFADTRYPGVPELNMITIEDTPFTIGDIEVIPIEVMHHKMPVYGFRFGPFTYITDANKIAPASKEKIKGSSVLVLNALRKEAHISHFTLDEAVGLSQELGVPQAYFTHISHQLGTHEAVNKELPPNIRLAYDGLELHI; encoded by the coding sequence GTGAGTAGTCATGTACCACTGACGATTACTTTTTTGGGAACAGGAACGAGTACGGGTGTGCCCATGATCGGATGTACCTGCGTCGTTTGCACCTCACCCGCCCCCCACGATAAACGCCTCCGGAGCAGCATACTGGTTCAATCACCCACTACAGCTATTGTGGTAGATACCACACCCGATTTTCGTTACCAGATGTTGCGCACGCATACCAACCACCTCGATGCAATATTGTTCACGCATTCGCACAGGGATCATTTAGCGGGACTGGATGATGTACGGGCTTTCAATTTCTTTACCCGCAAAGCGATGGATATATATGCCAGTCCGCAAACCGCCGAAGCCATCTACCGCGATTTTTATTATGCTTTTGCCGATACCCGCTACCCGGGCGTGCCGGAACTGAACATGATCACCATCGAGGATACGCCTTTCACCATTGGGGATATTGAAGTCATTCCTATTGAAGTGATGCACCATAAAATGCCGGTGTATGGTTTCCGCTTTGGTCCCTTCACTTATATCACCGATGCGAATAAGATAGCGCCTGCATCCAAAGAAAAGATCAAGGGCTCATCGGTATTGGTGTTGAACGCACTGCGCAAAGAAGCGCATATCTCGCATTTTACGCTCGATGAAGCGGTGGGCCTCTCACAGGAACTAGGCGTGCCGCAGGCTTACTTCACGCACATCAGTCACCAGTTGGGTACACACGAAGCCGTTAACAAAGAATTGCCCCCGAATATACGCCTGGCTTATGACGGGCTGGAGCTGCATATCTAA